A stretch of the Dyella telluris genome encodes the following:
- a CDS encoding AMP-binding protein, with protein sequence MAIVSENLQLERSVLGLPLLKAGEPDRPVVWRHAQPVSAARFMAHVQAVAEQLPVAPAAVNLCEDRYAFLVAFCAIALRGQANLLPSSRAPKAVAEVMAAHPGCYALGELALDTPPAHYRHLPGLMDPPSATGMPDIPLLPADQIVAIGYTSGSTGVPKANPKSWGSFNASNAGNMRMLRDSLGGHFHVVATVPPQHMYGMELSVLVPLLDDVGVHAGRPLLPADVAAALAEVPSPRVLVTTPVHLRALIESGVTLPAIDAMVSATAPMPVELAQAAEACFGAPLLEVFGSTETCVFASRRSANDEPWTLYDDVQLHPQPDGTQVRAPQLAQPMTLADIVTLHDGGRRFRLCGRHSDLLDIAGKRASLGDLTRRLQAIPGVQDGVVFQLESGDALGVHRIAALAVAPGLDEHTILEAFRQSVDPVFLPRPLKLVDSLPRNETGKLPRAALLALL encoded by the coding sequence TTGGCCATCGTTTCTGAAAACCTGCAGCTCGAACGGTCCGTACTGGGCCTGCCGTTGCTGAAGGCGGGTGAGCCGGACCGCCCGGTGGTGTGGCGCCATGCGCAGCCGGTGAGCGCCGCGCGCTTCATGGCGCACGTGCAGGCGGTCGCCGAGCAGCTGCCCGTGGCACCTGCCGCGGTGAACCTGTGCGAGGACCGCTACGCGTTCCTGGTGGCCTTCTGTGCCATTGCCCTGCGTGGCCAGGCCAACCTGCTGCCCTCCTCACGTGCCCCCAAGGCCGTGGCCGAAGTGATGGCTGCCCACCCCGGCTGCTATGCGCTGGGTGAGCTGGCGCTGGACACGCCGCCTGCCCATTACCGCCACCTGCCGGGCCTGATGGATCCGCCGTCGGCCACCGGCATGCCGGACATCCCCCTGCTGCCCGCCGACCAGATCGTGGCCATTGGCTACACCTCCGGCTCCACCGGTGTGCCCAAGGCCAACCCCAAGAGCTGGGGCAGCTTCAACGCCAGCAATGCCGGCAACATGCGCATGCTGCGCGACTCGTTGGGCGGTCATTTCCACGTGGTTGCCACCGTGCCGCCGCAGCACATGTACGGCATGGAACTGTCCGTGCTGGTGCCGCTGCTCGACGACGTCGGCGTGCATGCGGGCCGCCCGCTGCTGCCGGCTGATGTAGCCGCTGCGCTGGCCGAGGTCCCCTCGCCGCGCGTGCTGGTGACCACGCCGGTGCACCTGCGTGCGCTCATCGAATCGGGCGTGACCCTGCCGGCCATCGACGCCATGGTGTCGGCCACTGCGCCGATGCCCGTGGAACTGGCCCAGGCCGCCGAGGCCTGCTTTGGCGCACCGCTGCTGGAAGTATTCGGCTCCACCGAAACCTGCGTATTCGCCAGCCGCCGCTCGGCCAACGACGAACCGTGGACGCTGTATGACGACGTACAGCTGCACCCGCAGCCGGACGGCACCCAGGTGCGCGCACCGCAGCTGGCGCAGCCGATGACGCTGGCGGACATTGTCACGCTGCACGATGGTGGACGCCGTTTCCGCCTGTGCGGTCGTCATTCCGACCTGCTCGATATCGCCGGCAAGCGCGCGTCGCTCGGCGACCTGACCCGGCGCCTGCAGGCGATTCCGGGCGTGCAGGATGGCGTGGTGTTCCAGCTGGAAAGTGGCGATGCGCTTGGCGTGCATCGCATCGCGGCGCTGGCCGTGGCGCCGGGGCTGGATGAGCACACCATTCTCGAAGCGTTCCGTCAGTCGGTGGATCCGGTGTTCTTGCCGCGGCCGCTGAAGTTGGTGGATAGCTTGCCGCGCAATGAGACGGGGAAGTTGCCGCGGGCGGCGTTGTTGGCGCTGCTGTGA
- a CDS encoding L-threonylcarbamoyladenylate synthase, with the protein MTARFTLANVDAAAALIRSGGVLAYPTEAVYGLGCDPHNRDAFERLFALKQRPPTQGVLLIAADFAQVERYIDLAAVPADVLAQVRESWPGPHTWIFPRSALVPDWVAGAHAGIALRVTAHEPAAALCRAYGAALVSTSANPHGQPPARSADMAAGYFGEALEGLLDAPVGGQQNPTVIRDALSGAIIRA; encoded by the coding sequence GTGACGGCACGCTTCACCCTGGCCAACGTCGACGCTGCCGCCGCGCTGATCCGCAGCGGCGGCGTGCTGGCCTACCCGACCGAGGCCGTCTACGGGCTCGGTTGCGACCCGCACAACCGCGATGCCTTCGAGCGCCTGTTCGCACTCAAGCAGCGCCCGCCCACCCAGGGCGTGCTGTTGATTGCGGCGGATTTCGCGCAGGTGGAGCGCTACATCGACCTCGCCGCCGTGCCGGCCGACGTGCTGGCCCAGGTGCGCGAGAGCTGGCCCGGCCCCCATACCTGGATTTTTCCGCGCTCCGCGCTGGTACCCGACTGGGTCGCCGGCGCCCACGCCGGCATCGCCCTGCGCGTGACCGCCCACGAACCTGCCGCCGCCTTGTGTCGTGCCTACGGCGCGGCGCTGGTTTCCACCAGCGCCAACCCCCATGGCCAGCCGCCGGCACGCAGCGCCGACATGGCCGCGGGCTATTTCGGGGAGGCGCTCGAAGGGCTGCTGGACGCCCCGGTGGGCGGTCAGCAAAACCCGACAGTCATACGTGACGCCCTTTCGGGCGCTATCATTCGGGCTTGA
- a CDS encoding DNA topoisomerase I, with protein sequence MAKNLLIVESPAKAKTINKYLGKDFQVLASYGHVRDLKPKEGAVDPENGFAMAYEIIDRNEKHVDAIAKAAKVADDIYLATDLDREGEAISWHISEILKERGLTKGKHLHRVVFSEITPKAIKAAVAAPRQLSHDMVDAQQARRALDYLVGFNLSPVLWRKVQRGLSAGRVQSPALRMIVEREEEIEAFVAREYWTIEASLRHPEGDFSARLTQLNGKKFEQFDLTNEHDALAARHALKEAARGHLTVSDVSSKERKRRPAPPFTTSTLQQEAARKLGFSTSRTMKVAQGLYEGVSLGSEGNVGLITYMRTDSVALSEDAVVELRELIARDFGQKALPDGAQVYKSKSKNAQEAHEAVRPTSAMRTPREVASYLNDEQRKLYELIWKRTVACQMIHATMNTVSVEFAVPHVKGGDASFRSTGTTVIDPGFLAVYEEGRDQKTAEDDDEGRRLPKLDVGERVSLQDIAADQHFTEPPPRYSEASLVKALEEHGIGRPSTYASIIQVLLNREYVFLDSRRFKPTDVGRAVSKFLTAHFTRYVDYDFTAKLEDELDAVSRGEEQWVPLMERFWQPFKQQVDEKTETVDRSEATGARELGTDPKSGKPVSVRLGRYGPYAQIGDKDTDEKLQFASLRPGTSMHTITLEDALELFKLPRKLGQAENGDEVSVGVGRFGPFVKQGSTYASLKAEDDPYTIELPRALQIVQEKLEMLANRIIKDFGNGIQVLNGRFGPYITDGEKNARIPKDQEPKDLTEAQCVELLAAAPVKKGRGAFKKTAAKKAAAEKKPAAKKAAAKTTTKTAAKKTTAKKAATKKTAAKKTVAKKATAKTATKKAAAKKKADA encoded by the coding sequence ATGGCAAAGAACCTGCTCATCGTCGAGTCGCCGGCCAAGGCCAAGACGATCAACAAATACCTCGGCAAGGACTTCCAGGTCCTGGCCTCCTACGGTCACGTGCGTGACCTGAAGCCAAAGGAAGGAGCGGTCGATCCCGAGAATGGCTTCGCCATGGCCTACGAGATCATCGATCGCAACGAGAAACACGTCGACGCCATCGCCAAGGCAGCCAAGGTCGCCGACGACATCTATCTCGCGACCGACTTGGATCGCGAAGGCGAAGCCATCTCCTGGCACATCAGCGAGATCCTCAAGGAGCGCGGCCTGACCAAGGGCAAGCACCTTCATCGCGTGGTGTTCTCGGAAATCACACCCAAGGCGATCAAGGCGGCCGTGGCTGCCCCGCGCCAGCTGTCGCACGACATGGTCGACGCGCAGCAGGCGCGCCGCGCGCTGGACTACCTGGTGGGCTTCAACCTGTCGCCGGTGCTGTGGCGCAAGGTGCAGCGCGGCCTGTCCGCCGGCCGCGTGCAGTCACCGGCGCTGCGCATGATCGTGGAGCGCGAGGAAGAGATCGAAGCCTTCGTCGCCCGCGAGTACTGGACCATCGAAGCCTCCCTGCGTCACCCGGAAGGCGACTTCAGCGCGCGCCTCACCCAGCTCAACGGCAAGAAGTTCGAGCAGTTCGACCTCACCAACGAACACGACGCACTGGCCGCGCGCCATGCGTTGAAGGAGGCCGCGCGCGGCCACCTCACCGTCAGCGACGTCAGCAGCAAGGAGCGCAAGCGTCGTCCGGCGCCGCCGTTCACCACCTCCACCCTGCAGCAGGAGGCCGCGCGCAAGCTGGGCTTCTCCACCAGCCGCACCATGAAGGTGGCGCAAGGCCTGTACGAAGGCGTGTCGCTGGGCAGCGAAGGCAACGTCGGCCTGATCACCTACATGCGTACCGACTCCGTGGCGTTGTCCGAAGACGCCGTGGTCGAGCTGCGCGAGCTGATCGCGCGCGACTTCGGCCAGAAGGCGCTGCCCGACGGCGCGCAGGTCTACAAGTCCAAGTCCAAGAACGCGCAGGAAGCCCATGAAGCCGTTCGACCGACGTCCGCCATGCGCACGCCGCGCGAAGTGGCGTCGTACCTCAACGACGAACAGCGCAAGCTCTACGAACTGATCTGGAAACGTACCGTCGCGTGCCAGATGATCCACGCCACCATGAACACCGTGTCGGTGGAATTTGCCGTGCCGCACGTGAAGGGCGGTGATGCATCGTTCCGTTCCACCGGCACCACCGTGATCGATCCGGGCTTCCTCGCCGTGTACGAGGAGGGCCGCGACCAGAAGACCGCCGAGGACGATGACGAAGGCCGCCGCCTGCCCAAGCTCGACGTGGGCGAGCGGGTGTCGCTGCAGGACATCGCCGCCGACCAGCACTTCACCGAGCCGCCGCCGCGCTACTCCGAAGCGAGCCTGGTGAAGGCGCTGGAAGAACACGGCATCGGTCGTCCGTCGACCTACGCCAGCATCATCCAGGTGCTGCTCAACCGCGAATACGTGTTCCTCGACAGCCGTCGCTTCAAGCCGACGGACGTGGGCCGCGCGGTGAGCAAGTTCCTCACCGCGCACTTCACCCGCTACGTCGACTACGACTTCACCGCCAAGCTCGAAGACGAGCTCGACGCGGTCAGCCGTGGCGAGGAGCAGTGGGTGCCGTTGATGGAGCGCTTCTGGCAGCCGTTCAAGCAGCAGGTGGACGAGAAGACCGAGACGGTCGATCGCAGCGAAGCCACCGGTGCGCGCGAACTGGGCACCGATCCGAAATCCGGCAAGCCGGTGTCCGTGCGCCTGGGCCGCTACGGGCCGTACGCGCAGATCGGCGACAAGGATACGGACGAGAAGCTGCAGTTTGCCTCGCTGCGTCCGGGCACCAGCATGCACACCATCACGCTGGAAGATGCGCTGGAGCTGTTCAAGCTGCCGCGCAAGCTCGGCCAGGCCGAGAACGGCGACGAAGTGTCAGTGGGCGTGGGCCGCTTCGGTCCGTTCGTGAAGCAGGGCAGCACCTATGCCTCGCTCAAGGCCGAGGACGACCCGTACACCATCGAGCTGCCGCGCGCCCTGCAGATCGTGCAGGAAAAGCTGGAGATGCTGGCCAACCGCATCATCAAGGACTTCGGCAACGGCATCCAGGTGCTCAACGGCCGCTTCGGCCCGTACATCACCGATGGCGAAAAGAACGCGCGCATTCCCAAGGACCAGGAGCCGAAGGACCTCACCGAGGCGCAGTGCGTCGAGCTGTTGGCGGCGGCCCCGGTGAAGAAGGGGCGCGGCGCGTTCAAGAAGACCGCGGCCAAGAAGGCGGCAGCCGAGAAGAAGCCGGCGGCGAAGAAGGCGGCGGCCAAGACCACCACCAAGACCGCCGCCAAGAAGACCACCGCCAAGAAGGCAGCGACCAAGAAGACCGCTGCAAAGAAGACGGTTGCCAAGAAAGCCACCGCCAAGACCGCCACCAAGAAGGCCGCTGCCAAGAAGAAGGCGGACGCGTAA